TCCTAGATGAAACTCTGAAgaacttgaaaatttgaaaactgaaataaaaaatattcagagCACACGTTTTTAAAAGGATACATGCTAAGATCTAAATTTCAGTGGACTTAACAAGGTGAAAAAGCCATCTAGATATTTTTGTAGCcttgaaaaaataatgcaataacaacatcaatatagaaactaaaaatgaagatgatagtgAAATAACTGACCAACCGGTAATCTTAATTCAATAGCATCGTATTATAAGTCtctatataaacaaaataatgattgcaGTAGTGAAGACTTTAATAACTATGTAAAAGACATAAATTGCCCAAAATTAAACCAGAGTGAGTCCATTTTAATCGAAGGTGTTATAACTTTAGAGGAAGcttcaattgttttaaaaaagatgtcaaataataaaagcccaggcagttctggcttcagtgcagaattttataaaatgttttggaaaaaaaaaggtacttttattgtcagatccttaaatgaagcttataagtgtggtcatttatctataacacaaactcaagATATCATAACCTGTATCCCAAAGGGTGAACAATCTtggctttatataaaaaaatactctTTTAAGTACTGttataaaattgcctctggagtaatagcttacagatttaaattatttattgacaagttaATTCATAACGACCAGACGGGTTAtattaaagggagatacataggggaaatactaggttaatttatgacattatgcGCTATACTGAAGAAAACGAGATCCCAGGCTTACTTCTCCTAATTGATTTGAAAAGGCGTACGATTCATTGGCCTGGTCCTTTGTCCTGTAATTACGGTCCTGACATAAAACGTTGGTTTGaggttttatataaagattctaaatTAGCCGTTTCTCAGTGTGGGTACTTATCTAActttttccctattgaaaggggctgcaggcaaggagatcccctctcatgttacatttttatcctctgtgccgaagttttgtcacttgcattgagaaataacaataatataaaaggtataaccattCATGGAACTGAAAATAAATTGTCccagtttgctgatgatactactattttataagacggtaccgaacaatccctaaatgagacacactgttatacataatttgcatatatttcaggccttaatgttaatttttataaaacaaatgttgtatggattggcaagaacaaatttagttcatataccataaaaaccaaatggaaactaaattggatgcaacaaagctttaaaatgcttggaatacatttccatgtagacctgtcaaaaatattaacaattaaataacgataaaaaaattgttaaaatggaaaacattctgaAATCGGAAAAGAAGAATTTTTAACACACATTAGCaaaattgtgattataaaaacacttattgtgtcattattcaatcacctgttcatatcattgccCAACCCAACCATtaccatattaaattcaataaaatcttctattctcagttttatttgggatgggcatagtaaaataaagttcacaacACTAGTTAAAGAACATAATGACggaggtttaaaaatgatcattttggatgcatttattccagcattgaaacttacCTGGCTACAAAAACTTCAATCCTTTAGTGGAAATTGGACAGACATCACAAGatgtattttgataagtataaactctttaattgcaatTGTCATTACGCTTTAAATACAGCTAATAGAATTTGAAATCCTTTTTGGGTAGctgttttaaaaagcttctcacttttattgtaataaattggatttaaacacagaagagtttctatattatccacttttctacaatccaaacatattaataggaaataaaagtattttctttaagtcatggtttattgctggaattcattgtataggggatatatttaaaaatggaacctttattcctttagataaaataaatagaatgtataatttgaacataaattccATTCATTATGCAGGGGTAAAAAAGCAATAGatgagtttttgaaaaaaaatgtatcttgtcccacccaacaaattaaaaaccctttttgccccctttattacaacttttactgaaaaaagaatctggagcaaaaagactatacatcattataaataaaaataatgaacaaccatcagTAAAAGCAAATTGGTGTACTTAACTTAATGCCAGAGgtaatgaaaaagaatggaattgcatatttagctaccattttaataaccaatgacGTAAAAGTGCAGTGTGTTCCAGTggcttctctctctctctctatctctctcctctctctctctctctcctctctctctttctctctctctctcgctctctctctctctatctcgcGAGCTCCTCTTCTCTCTCTATCTGCTCTCTcgagtctctctctctctctcttctctctctctctctctattatatatatatatatatatatatatatatatatatacacactggaaatttttttttttaaagattcataatgatttgcaaaaaagtgtctttaagagtgttcacaagcttctttttgtacataaaatatatgaaaaatgacCCCACGGTGGCCATGTCTTTTGACAGCCaaaaccagtttcaaacaaactatacatatagagaaaactgcccccaccCCCTACAAGCCTTACTTtcccaccgatcttgaccattttcgaactcgtccatgaaatcaataaaccaatattctgaccaagtttcatgatagggaAAAATGTGACTTACAATGTAACTTCATAGCCATGTCCGGAAactgcccgccccctggcggccatgtttttcaaccgaccaataccatttttgaactcaggaagcgacatatcatttacacaaacattttggcaaagtaaaagtgacttctagagtattcacaaggtctttatttttttaccttgtttccgaccccacatgaccagtttacAACTCGGTTGAGGTATGATTTTAATAAATGCCCTGacaaagattcatgaagatcggacaaaaaatgcggtctctagtgttcacaaggtttcacgaCGAACACAGGTCAATTAAATATTACCATGAGCACTTaagtgcttatgtgagctaaacactgggcagccaatttgttgacataggcattgaaaggaccaatatgtatgtatgtatgtatgtatgtatgtatgtatgtatgtatgtatgtatgtatgtatgtatgtatgtatgtatgtatgtatgtatgtgtgtgtgtgtgtgtgtgtgtgtgtgtgtgtgtgtgtgtgtgtgtgtgtgtgtgtgtgtgtgtgtgtgtgtgtgtgtgtgtgtgtgtgtgtgtgtgtgtggtgtgtgtgtgtgtgtgtgtgtgtgtgtgtgagggtgtgtgcgtgtgtgtgtgtgtgaggatgtgtgtgtgtgtgtgtgtgtgtgagtttgtaaaacctaccaaccggggaaaatcgtatgaatacacaccaacaaaccggggaacacctaccaaccggggaattccccggttggttttaggcgaaaaACTCTAATCTACGTgaatgaaataccaaactgtcaatttaaattagaaatccaacgccttccccgattagcgggtttgtggcatgcacaaaatatacacaaatcttgaccatattacaatcgagtgtgtatccaggcttataacagttccccggttgcgctgtttaaaaatcatacactcggtatttatatcatttagtgaaagtcagttggaaaaatggagtttcgagcgaacaaacgcattaaactaaggtaagttttttaattatgtttataatttttaattactagtaaaaagcgcttttatgtaaacgttaaagtaatactgaaagacgaattctaaagatcgatttatataaatatcatttgattacaaagcttgttttacggtacatatttcaagaatatattttataaatatacattaaacagagtagagctctaggcagtttttagctcgactatatatatatagtggagctatcctactcaccccggcgtcggcgttagcatgagcgttagcgtgagcgttggaatgttaaagtttgcgtaccacctcaaatattgtctatgtcccttgacatattgcttttatattttgcatacttctttaccaacatgaccccaatctataaacaagagcagacaactgtaacaatcTTGTAAGAATCATGGTCacttttttccacttaaaatatgcatattattgataaatctttgtgaaagtttacgtaccacgtcaaatattttctatgtcccttgacatattgcttttatattttgcatacttctttaccaacatgaccccaatctataaacaagagcagacaactgtaacaagcattttgtaagaattatggccccgtttttccacttaaaatatgcatattattgataaatctttgttaaagtttacgtaccacctcaaatatgttctatgtcccttgacatattgcttttatattttgcatacttctttaccaacatgaccccaatctataaacaagagcagactactgtaaacaacattttgtaagaattatggctccttAGTGATTTTGTTATAactacacatgcctaaatacatattatgtatatcatgaaattaatgtaatttgtgtacaaggaattaatgtcaatgtgttgtactaaatgtttttatgaataacgaactttttaactctgactagattatgtgttataccattttttattgttgttgtgaataggcaacacaatgactactagatctacggacagccaggaaccaggacaaacaacatccgtacacacggaagaagtcgatgagacggtttgtaatatttcactatgtcgaagctactaaggcgtattttctggtttggtttagtcttcagtgaaataggcgtaattttgccttaaattatattgtgccaatatttattccgggtgatgctaattggtatttgggcttaacataacacgtacgtcgatgatcattatattaacatgttatgcgaattttaaaagaataaaatattgtttaccagttgtagtgactttgaactacttgtctttcaaaatcttcatatacacaaagaatttagaatttacacctgtcaatgaaactggtgcgtatgtgtattaaccactgtagttataaacatcgacttcatcataatcacaaaaacgttatcacgcttatccaagaagtgtaatatcattaatttttattttcagtgtaagacttatacgctgccaattactgtgtatgaaactctgagacattaagaaatttaacttgcgtgttacatatggtcattggttgatattttatcttaacgacaaaaaaacaatagcatctactcgatattttgctatacgatacattctgacatgggtaagaaaggatagttcattttacaccaaccaccgcacaatacatacaggatttaccgtgaaccacagtccgttcaccagttcttttttcttccaacacatttgtccagagaagtacaatacctttcatttaaccgtgcataaatttattcttattagtatctgtaaaaaaatattccttgtatacttttttgaactttgataacatgtttggaacaacctggtatatgttaagacttgcattcagccaatctttaaacaagcttgatacgttcaagataaataatcaaacatatgttaaatttgaaaccgttttgttgaaattgatcatttaaatgcaacctttaaaaatgttttatgggtgtttttcagtttgttattatgtcgacaaaacaagttatcaatctgtttcaaatcttccccaatgacagtgaacggcaaaaaataaaacatgtgatgtaagataagcaaaagtaaactattttggacgaaggtgaattaaacttgtattataccatcggttgcaaacatttacacaaaattctcatgtcacttagattttctacatcataataaaaagccacatgagtgatgatatcaattgaaaatgctgctactaaagaattgcaatttcaactgatactaagtaacgtggatgtatgaatcttactctattattgtcttattgaattgtgttgcagagtaccgaaactaaagaacatagcgacactgcacacgagtacaattcacaagatgcagcagaaaatatgttgaacagtgaatcatcggatatcgatgtacgtaaacttataacgattttgtgattgcaatacagtacacacatttaaacattttatctaagATTATATAAAGTTCCGAATTTTTTCAAGCTCTAGTATCGAACTGTAATTAAGACATGCATTCTGGTAAGTGTTATGTtacacttacacatttttatggatgtagttcaccaacaacaaattatgatgttgtgatattttcatatttttatatgatctcacacacaggaaaacaactttattttacagGATAGTGACAATGACAAAGACTATATTCCGGAAGAAGGCGATGCATCGTCAGATGAGTCGATAGTTGTCGAACTCATACCAAACATTCAAAGATTTCAAAAGAAGACAGCGTCAACACTACCTCCTGTTGAATCCTTGCAATCTCGTGAACGTGACGAATCATCCGCAGAGGCACACAAAACCAACATCACCATCGCTTAAACAAATAACAGTGAATACAGACATTACGATAAGagattttattgcatgttttgcgaaaaggctcaaacaaaactaaaaaaaacatttgctttcGCAGCATAAAGATGGGCAAGATGTGAAAGATCTATTAAATACGGAAAAttcagcagaaaataaaaaaatgtatgataaAATAAGGAACGTTGGGAACCATCTCcataatgtttaagtattgtgAGATGGCCAAGGACAGCTGTTTGTGTCATACAGACAACGTCACAATCAACGCGTAGCTGCAGACGAGTATGGACCTTGTCCTTACTGTTACGGGTATTACCCGAAGAAAATCCTGTGGAGGCACACTCAAAAATTTAAGTTTACAAATGCGGCGGGATCAAGAAAACGACTCGCTTTAGAGAGCAGCCTGCTATTACCAAAATCAAAAGAAGGAAGCACTATTTTAAGACGAGAAATCGAGTCCATGAGAAACGACGAAATAAGTCGCAAAGTCAAAAGTGATAATACAATCCTTGCATTCGGTGAAAAACTCTGTACAAAAAGGGGCCATGATGAAGAGCAACACAATTATATTAGACAGAAGTTAAGAGAAGTTAGATTGCTGAAAGACATGCGATCTTGTTCAGGCAATGTTGAAAAGTCTTTGGAGAATTTCATGTATCCCGATGCtttcaaatttattacacaatcttGCAAAAACGTTGCAGGCTTCGACGGAAACACCAATACTTATGCTACACCATCATTAGCCTTACAGATTGGCACGCTTCAGAAATGTCTAAAATTCTAATTTCGAAAGGAATCGAAACAAACAACCAGGATCTGCAAACAAGGGCTGAGGAGCTTTCCAAACTATTTCAAATTAATTGGACGGATGACGTGTCTTCCAATGCCTTAAGAACACTTCATGAGGCTAAGCAGAACAGTCAGAAAGAACTGTTGCCATTGGCAAATGATGTCAAAGTAATGTCTGAATACTTACGACATAAAGCAGAAACACATGCAAATACCTTACAAGAATCAGCAAGTAATTGCGAGAAAAGGCAAGCATGGCATAAGTTGTCTGAAAGCTGCTTGTGTTTAATCGAAACGATCAGGCGATGTGTCAAAAATGACAGTCgaagaatattaaaaaaacaaatcgacaaatgacgatggagaattagatggatgtttaacaaaactggaaaaaaacctgtgccgttatttttaccgtacagagattattgcaaaacgaggtcgaaatagctgcagtactgtttccaagacaggtgaaagaaaatatcgacctgctcatacgcagcagaaattctctaacaaactgtttaaatagtaaatatcttttcccaacaaaatctgcatcatcgcctattcgtgggacagatgtattacgttcaattgcaattgactgtggagctgaacatccgaaaaggcttcgttctacaaagttaaggaaacatattgccacaatgactcagctttttaacttgtctgaaaatgaaatagACATTCTAGCTAAATTTCTTGGTCACGACATTCGGGTACATAGAGAATTCTACAGATTACCAGATGGAACCATGCAGGTTGCCAAAGTCAGCAAGCTGCTTATGATGATGGAAAGTGGACAAATTACCAGAAATTCTGTCAATTTGCTAGACGATATTGATGTGGACGACGAATGTATTGTAGGTATGTCGCATTTTTAGTGTTAAATTCATACAGTAAACATAATGTTAATAATGGGCTCATTACCGAACTTGATTATCTGAAGTGataaaaagaattacaaacattttctgaaatatacttgTCTTATGCAAGGTAATTCTTTTTTATCGGAGACGACCAGGTAAGGCGGAATTTAAAGTCTACACTCATTTTGTGCTCAGTAAGGTTTACATTGGCTACCtctaatttttcaatttcaatgcactaactgcatatttatttggtgtgcttcggttgtttccatcattgttatattataaactatatataatgtttgatcttgtgatttacacgaaagatgaacaatattcttctgaattatcagaaaatgaaaatactgaagaccttgaaactctgcttcccagcaccagtcaaccaaaaataacagacaaaggtatgcatacacatgtgaatgcatttaagttatgtatctccaagtttcttatgtttcttagaacatgattggcttacatgtaattgtttgattcattaggcaaaataatgtttccaaatttgtcgtgtgacatcgatttcattatcaggtgccgtaagtacctggacgcttttgtcgtaattttgctatgaaaaattgtactgaagtatatatatttaatatggatatcttacacatggcagttagcgacgtcatatggtgttttattatccatgtacagaaaagggtacttcaaataccagaagaacaaaacaagcagccaaaaagcaaCGGAGTGAAGACGAAAAcaggagctgttcacagacacttagatcgttttttgataattggtaaattaccagggaaaaaatcattacttgcatgtattgaaagtgagaatgaccttcacaacagaagttggaaaaatgtcaaagacttttgcataaatttaattgaaacaaaaaagcgacggggacttttaacttaaaaaaatataactcatATAATGCACatttaggagaatacgttaaaggatgaagttgccacatgtgttttgtgtgttttcttgttctatatactcttttcgaaaacgatatatgtgtgcttattgtatttgaatgttttattaatacggttcagtcaaacacgatatttgttcataatcatatcgccgaaccaattaggattggtatatagttcggccaaagagtgtttctttgtactttcaattacgagtttctacgagttactcactatacaagttattttttaccccaaacttggtgaatatgaatgaatatagcaaacatgatagcaaatcaatctagaaggctaaacgttcagagaaggcacaaaaaaattcagtcggataaatggaaacaaacattttgttcaagcataacaaacaaacacttttagatataataagataaatgtaaataacataaaaaaactactgctaaactactactacaatgtgaagaatacaaatgaatattttgtcaattttacaaaatttgttttgaatgacaggtgtctgacttgcagttgagtacttaatagttattttaaagtaaaattttaccaatatgtaaattattgcgtaaatatcgcactagaattgattaaatagttgttaaatattacaataatttcctacacagacttttgtgcatttgttttgcgtgtagatattcacattaactatcaattcacatatttgctttgtgtatataattggtatgttcagtattgagtcacactgttataatttccctgttggtacatattatttttaagttggcaccaacaagggtctaacaattgattCAAATGTGCACTCCCCAGTAAGTATATAAACTATAATGTAAAtgatgcaaaataatattaaactacgtgtttgataagtgtttgctttggtacatatttaattattagtgtttttataaaatgataatgctgtcaaagtcagcggtgattatacgtgtataacaacattaattataacttttatattgttttcaacaaataatatatggttgacacatcggcataaattttcagtgcttaaaatacactctttctatcatattttatgcaaaaattaggtacacaagttggtttacataaaggtagtttgaacaaaatacgtgaattcaaatcttaaaaaaggtgtttggtttgcaatGGAAAACTAAGCGATtccagtgactattttccttaaaatataatctgttatttcgacaggtagaatttaatgtaagttcattattaacgttaacccgtttttggcattctctactcaaacaagtaCATACATACTGTATATTTTTAATACAGCACATGcgtaatggtatcacagttgtagaattggaattcatatattataacaataaatactgatcattattcagattgacctaccgccgtagactaagtcactggcgcatcaaaatgcattgttagcAAGTCGCtttgctagtttactaaactattttgtttctcaggcctcgccacattcgttgtgaaacgttcatgattgtttaaagctacagattttattatttttgaaaatgcaataaatgtatttaagacaatttaagtgaagtggaagttgccatgcgtgtgaatgaattttctgatgtttacctgtttcaggggattaaatgcatgagttattttataatgtcagagtaaggacaaagtaaatttacacttcTCAATCTACATGCttatgggcagttctacttttaggataaaaaacttcatagtacgtgaacatcgtgaatatttttttctgatggaaaaaaggaattaaacaaataagccgcctccccctctccttcattcggtttgacaaatagcgtggcctaaaacaaaaaacattattttttagttttaagaacgaattgtattcatttgttgattaattcaccatgattgttatggtataatgcagcacttgcatgtttgtagtcggcttatagctaataaagtcataaatgtattgtttgatttgcgttatgtctcgtatgcttattttgatgtgaataatatttgagtcaatcaaatgaggcatttttgcagaacttatataaggtcatataataaacatatttaatttaaatattgtttcatacatattcttttcaatttttgtactaacttaaatattatccatgaacgtgcacgccattgtcctatcaacaacggtaccatgattacacacaattacccctgttggtaaacgcaagttccccgttggacattattgaagttccacagggatagcgcgcttaagttcctctcttggttaacacaattcccctgttggcacacattaaagttccacggttggtacgcacatagtacccctgttggtatacaccgttccccagttggaacacattgaagtgccacagttggaacgcactaagttcccctgttggtatacaccattcccctgttggtacacattgatgttccacagttggtacgcacttagtacccctgttggtatacaccgttccccagttggtac
The sequence above is drawn from the Dreissena polymorpha isolate Duluth1 unplaced genomic scaffold, UMN_Dpol_1.0 chrUn049, whole genome shotgun sequence genome and encodes:
- the LOC127863858 gene encoding uncharacterized protein LOC127863858; the encoded protein is MTTRSTDSQEPGQTTSVHTEEVDETSTETKEHSDTAHEYNSQDAAENMLNSESSDIDDSDNDKDYIPEEGDASSDESIVVELIPNIQRFQKKTASTLPPVESLQSRERDESSAEAHKTNITIA